One Rhodothermales bacterium genomic region harbors:
- a CDS encoding NAD(P) transhydrogenase subunit alpha: protein MLENLIVFVLASFIGFEVISKVPQTLHTPLMSGANAISGITIVGALVVAGMVGGVAAKWIGVAALIVATINVVGGFMVTDRMLQMFKKKPQEKSVAKAGN from the coding sequence ATGCTTGAAAACTTAATTGTCTTCGTGCTTGCGAGCTTCATCGGATTTGAAGTGATCAGCAAGGTTCCGCAGACGCTTCATACCCCGCTGATGTCGGGTGCCAACGCGATCAGCGGCATCACGATTGTTGGCGCACTCGTCGTTGCCGGCATGGTCGGCGGGGTAGCGGCCAAGTGGATCGGCGTGGCGGCCTTGATAGTTGCCACGATTAACGTGGTGGGTGGCTTTATGGTCACCGACCGAATGTTGCAGATGTTCAAGAAGAAGCCGCAGGAAAAGTCAGTGGCCAAGGCTGGTAACTGA
- a CDS encoding NAD(P)(+) transhydrogenase (Re/Si-specific) subunit beta, with protein MKTQIIDLIYLLAAVLFILGLKRLTSPATARAGNQMAAVGMFIAAVATLFIQQILTPVEMIVGLVVGGGIGAILARKVAMTGMPELVAAFNGFGGLASALVAGAEIARYLGDAPLGTVDAIAVGTSITIALSVLIGTVTFSGSFIAFGKLAGKITGNPIVFPGMRVLTVLLALGIVGSTVFMAISTPDFPAISDPVVWSVLALAGMALIIGVLLVIPIGGADMPVVVSLLNSYSGLAAAATGFVLNNVALIVSGALVGAAGLILTMIMCEAMNRSLLNVLIGGFGGDQPAPGAGGAVVPTGLTVHSTTPEDSAILLSYAQKVIFVPGYGMAVAQAQHTVRELAELLQENGVEVKYAIHPVAGRMPGHMNVLLAEANVPYDLLFEMDDINGEFDSTDVAVVIGANDVVNPAARHDTASPIYGMPILNVDHAQTVIVMKRSLNPGYAGIDNELFYGDNTRMLFGDAKDSMSKLVTEVKAL; from the coding sequence ATGAAAACGCAGATTATTGATCTTATATACCTGCTGGCAGCGGTGCTCTTCATTCTCGGCTTGAAGAGGCTTACGTCGCCGGCGACGGCTAGAGCCGGCAACCAGATGGCGGCTGTCGGCATGTTCATTGCCGCTGTGGCAACGCTATTCATTCAGCAGATCCTGACGCCGGTCGAGATGATTGTCGGCCTCGTGGTCGGCGGCGGCATTGGCGCGATCCTGGCACGCAAAGTGGCCATGACCGGAATGCCGGAACTGGTGGCGGCCTTCAACGGATTTGGTGGACTCGCATCGGCGCTGGTAGCGGGTGCGGAAATTGCCCGATACCTTGGTGACGCCCCCTTAGGCACTGTCGACGCCATCGCCGTCGGCACGTCGATTACCATTGCGCTCAGTGTGCTCATCGGCACCGTGACATTTTCGGGAAGCTTCATCGCATTTGGCAAACTCGCCGGCAAGATCACGGGCAACCCGATCGTCTTTCCCGGGATGAGAGTGTTGACTGTCCTGCTGGCTCTTGGAATTGTCGGCTCGACGGTCTTCATGGCCATATCGACTCCGGACTTTCCTGCCATCAGCGATCCGGTCGTCTGGTCGGTGCTTGCACTCGCCGGAATGGCACTCATCATCGGAGTCCTGCTCGTCATTCCGATCGGTGGGGCTGACATGCCGGTCGTTGTGTCGCTGCTGAACTCGTATTCCGGTCTGGCAGCGGCCGCCACCGGATTCGTGCTCAATAACGTGGCCCTCATCGTAAGTGGCGCGCTCGTCGGAGCAGCCGGCCTCATCCTCACCATGATCATGTGTGAGGCTATGAACCGCTCGCTGCTCAACGTGCTCATCGGTGGATTCGGTGGTGACCAGCCCGCTCCAGGAGCGGGCGGAGCGGTAGTTCCAACCGGATTGACCGTACACTCGACGACTCCCGAGGACTCGGCCATCCTGCTCTCCTATGCGCAGAAGGTCATCTTCGTGCCAGGCTACGGAATGGCTGTAGCGCAAGCTCAGCACACCGTGCGCGAACTGGCAGAATTGCTCCAGGAGAACGGTGTCGAAGTCAAGTATGCCATTCACCCGGTCGCCGGTCGTATGCCTGGCCACATGAACGTGCTGCTGGCAGAGGCGAACGTCCCGTACGACCTTCTCTTCGAGATGGACGACATCAACGGAGAGTTTGACTCAACCGACGTAGCCGTCGTGATTGGAGCCAACGACGTCGTGAATCCGGCTGCTCGTCACGACACAGCCAGCCCGATCTACGGCATGCCCATCCTGAACGTCGACCATGCGCAGACGGTAATTGTGATGAAGCGAAGCCTCAACCCGGGCTACGCAGGCATCGACAATGAACTGTTCTATGGTGACAACACGCGAATGCTGTTCGGTGACGCCAAGGACTCGATGAGCAAACTCGTGACAGAGGTCAAGGCGCTCTAG
- a CDS encoding arylesterase gives MISNRKPLYRLVLVCVLLATACASEEPANSTDVVPAETGTRAESKVDRARILMLGDSITAGYGLDPAQAFPARLQALIDSAGYDYEVVAAGLSGETTAGGRRRVEWLLRNEADILLIELGGNDGLRGVDPESVRENLTAIITTARARNSDMTIILGGMRMPMNMGGAYRERFESVYPEVAAANDVVLIPHILEGVGGIQELNQPDGIHPTADGHEIIARTVWATLEPILKRGA, from the coding sequence ATGATCAGTAATCGTAAACCGCTATACCGTCTCGTGCTGGTATGTGTTCTTCTGGCCACCGCATGTGCGAGTGAAGAGCCAGCGAACTCCACCGATGTCGTACCAGCGGAGACTGGCACCCGGGCAGAGTCCAAAGTCGATCGCGCACGCATACTGATGCTGGGCGACAGTATTACGGCCGGCTACGGACTCGATCCCGCGCAGGCGTTTCCGGCTCGCCTGCAGGCGCTCATTGACTCAGCGGGATACGACTACGAGGTCGTGGCCGCGGGCTTGAGTGGCGAGACCACGGCGGGCGGCCGTCGACGGGTGGAATGGCTGCTGAGGAACGAAGCGGATATTCTGCTTATCGAACTCGGCGGTAACGATGGCTTGAGAGGCGTAGACCCGGAGTCGGTGCGTGAAAACCTGACGGCCATCATCACGACGGCGCGCGCCCGGAACTCTGACATGACGATCATTCTTGGAGGCATGCGGATGCCCATGAATATGGGCGGCGCCTACCGAGAGCGATTTGAATCCGTATATCCCGAAGTGGCGGCGGCGAACGATGTCGTTCTGATCCCTCACATTCTCGAAGGGGTCGGTGGAATTCAGGAGCTCAATCAGCCTGACGGAATCCATCCAACCGCAGATGGACACGAGATCATCGCGCGTACGGTGTGGGCTACACTCGAGCCGATCCTGAAACGTGGTGCCTAG